Within Acidobacteriota bacterium, the genomic segment CCATTTCGTTTTTCTGGTTGTTGCTTACGAGGAACCCGACTTTGAAGGTGTGACTTCTCCATACTTTAGAGAGGTCGTCCTTTGCGATATAGAGTTGCTCGTTGTTATGCCACGGTCCCTGCATCCACAAGTTGCTGCCGGTGGCGCAGTCTGGACCGCAACCGCCCCAGAATCCCGGATAACCGATCTTGTTTCCGTTGAACTTCTGAGAGAGTGGATAGAACGTGGGCGAGGCTGCAATGATCTGGTCGTTCAACCCAGGATTGGTTCCAGATTGACTTACCGTGATGCGGTTGGCGGCATAGGAAACCTGGAAATCATTGACAGCGCTGTTTCCAAAGAGTTTCGTCAGTTTGACTGTAGCTTGATAGCCTGGCTGCTTCCAACCACCTTCGATCGATGGAAATTGATCGTCTCCCCAGAAGCCAAGCGTGCCGGGGAAAGGCTGCTCCCAGTGGTCCTGTGTAAACCGGCCAAACAGCATCCAGGTTTTACCGAGATTGTAGTCACCGCGAATATTCTCTTCTCTCCAGTAAATGGGCGCGGTGATTGACGTTGCCCAGTTTTGGCAGTTCACCGGATTGGCTTGGTTAGGGTCGGGGAACATCTTCAGATAAGTCTTTCCCGCATTGGAAAGTCCGCCAGTGGGGACCTGCGAAATGTTCGTAAATGTGGTTCCACCAATGGCGGGAGCGGGATCACAAGGATTCCCATTATTGTCCTTATCTGTACGCCGATTGCTGAAATCCCCATTTTTTTCCGCCGCCGTGGGGACATCACCTGTTCTTGCCTTGCCACGAAGTTCGCGATTCCACTCTTGCGACCAGAAGAAGAATAGTTTGTCCTTCTTGATGGGACCGCCAACGTTGTAGCCGAAGTCGTTGCGGCGCAACTTGTCTTTCGGGATTTTATTCAGACTATTGAACCAATCTGTGGCATTCAAGGCGTCGTTGCGCCCGAAGTAGTACGCGCTGCCGTGGAAATTATTTGAGCCGCCGCGCGTCACGATGTTGATGATTGCGCCCATCGCCTGGCCGTATTCAGGACCATAGCTGTTACGCAGCATCTTGAATTCCTGAATCGAATCAATCGACGGGTACACCAGAATCGTGCGGTTCGATCCGATGTCGTTGTTGTTCACGCCATCGACCATGAAGATGTTTCCAGTAGTGCTGTTCCCGTTTACCGAGAAGTCGACACCAGCTTCCAAACCCTTGTGCTTGGAATCGAAGTTGGCCTGCGGCGAGACCCCGGGCATTAGCTGAGTCAGCTGAACGAAGCTGCGGCCGTTCAGAGGCAGTTCGCGAACCTGGGTTCCGTCGACAACGTTACCCACCGCGCCAGTTGAAGTTTCCACTTGGAGAGCATTTGCCTCTACAGACACTACCTCAGTAGTGCCACCGGGTTGAAGCTTGAGATTTATGGTGGCGTTGCTGGAGACGTGCAGTTCAACGTTCCTGGCGACAACCTCCTTGAAGTTCGGGGCACTCGCCTTCAGCTCGTACGTTCCGGCTGCGAGATCCTGGATGGTGTATTCCCCTTGCCCGTTGGTAGTCGTCGTTCGCACGGCAGCAGTGGCAACGTTGCGTGCGGTGACCGTAACGTTCGGCATCATCGCTCCACTGGAATCGGCCACCGTTCCCAGAATTGTTCCTGTGTATTTCTGCGCGAAGGCCGAGCAGGTTGCGAAGAGAAGAGAGAACAACAGCAGAGCGCTGAGTTTGTGCTTCATTTGCTTCCCCCATCGAAGATCGATGACAGCTTGACTGCACTAACAGCCGGTTTTTTGGAGCCCGTCAGTTCTTACGAATTGACTGACAAATCGATTTAGTAGAGCTTTTCGGCTGCTAATTAAGCTGCATAACCTGTTTTGTTGTCAAGGATTTTTTTATTTCGCGAATTTACAGGCCAAAGCTGTACTCTGGGGTGCAAGCTGAGAGCACACAACCGCGTAAAGGTGATATGGCCAAATCCAAAGACGGCAATAAGGGCAAACGAGATGTCGCCGGTAAGAGGCATGCCGTTCGTACGCTTAGCCTGAAGGCCCTCGCAGAACACCTAAACCTTTCTCCGGCAACGGTTTCGCTTGTGATAAACCGCGCCAAAGCGGCAGCGGCTATCCCGGAGGAAACGCAAAAGCGCATTTTTCAGGCGGCCAAGGACTTGAATTACCGTCCCAACTTCTATGCTCGCTCCCTGCGCATGCAGCGTTCGTTCACAATTGGGATTCTCCACCCCGATCTTTCTGATTACGTTGCTCTTTTGACTAGCGGCATTGAGGACTACCTCATGCGGGAAGGCTATTTTTACTTCGCCGCCGGCCACCGCAATAACCCGGAGTTAATCGAGGAGTATCCGCTCATCATGCTCGACCGGTCAGTTGAGGGCATCATTGCCATTGATACCCCGATTACGCATTCACTTCCTTTGCCGGTGGTCATTGTGGCAGGTCATCGCAATCTCGACGGCGTTACCAACGTGATTCTTGATCATCGGCGCGCTGCGGAACTCGCGCTTGGCCATCTTGTTCGCATGGGACATCGCGAGATCGCGTTTATGAAGGGACCAAAAGTCAGCTCCGACACGGAAGTTCGCTGGCAAAGCATCTGCGAGGTCGCCAAAAACCTCGATCTCGAGATGAAGCCGTCCTTGTGCGTCGAAATGGAATTCAGTACCCCGTTTCCCGATATGGGATATCCAGTTGTGCAGAGACTTCTCGCCAGTGGTGAACGCTTCACCGCGTTGTTCGCATTTAATGACGTCTCTGCCATCGGAGCGATTCGCGCGCTCCGCGACGCAGGACTGGAAGTTCCGGGCAGCGTAGCCGTCGTAGGTTTCGATGATATTCCCAGCGCGGCTTATAACACTCCGAGCCTGACAACAATCCGTCAGCCTTTGCGTCGCATGGGCGAAATCGCCGCCCGCACTCTGCTCGATCGTCTTCGCAACAAAGGAACATTCCCAAACGAGGTCGCTGTAGAGCCCGAGCTGGTGATTCGTGAATCCACCACCACACGGTTGCGGCCTTCGGCGCCACCGCCATCAGAGAGTGTTCAGGCATCTGCAATCAGTAATGATTAGGGTGCAGCCGGTGCTTCTGTCAGAGCATCGCCGAAGTCACGGCTCAAAGACTTGATCTAAATCGATTTACTAAGCACATTTTGGTGATGGGTCAGTCCAGCCAGCGCTGGGACCAAGTAGAATTTCTGCCATGTTTGAGAACACTCGTGTTTCTCTTCTTCTCTGCGCTCTCGGCGCTCCCCTGCTGATTGCCACAAAATCCTTTGCCGAACCGGTTCCGTTTAAGCGAGCAATTGAACTGGCCATCCGCAACAGCACCGCCATGAGTTCCGCTTCTGCCGATGTGAGCCGACTGCAGTCGCTGTATCAGGAGTCACGGGACGCCTACATTCCGCAGGTCTATTTTGGCTCAGGGCTTGCATACTCATTTGGATTCCCGCTGGGCGAACCTTCGATTTTCAAGGTCAGTTCCACCAGCCTCTTACTCAATTATGCGCAGCGTGAGTTCATTAAAGCCGCGCGCAGTGACATGCGCGCTGCGACTGCGAGTAAAGAGGACAAAAAGAACCAGGTGATCCTCGAGACTGCGCTTTCTTATTCGGAACTCGACAAGAACCAGGCTTCAATCAACATTCTTCGCCAGCAGGAGGACGCCGCGCACAAGTTCGAAACCATCGAGCAGCAGCGGATTCAGGCCGGAGTTGACCCAGCCATCGAACTTACACGAGCGAAGCTGAATACGGCGCGCATTCGACTGAAAATTGCGGAACTCCTCGCCGCTGCCGATACGCTCAGGCTTCGTCTATCGCAACTGACCGGATTGCCGGCCAAAGATTTTGAGACCATCGGGGAATCGATTCCTCGTCTTCCGGAAGTCTCACAAGAGGAAGATCTGCCTGCGCGTGCCCTTGCCTTCAGTCCTGTCCTCAAGAGCGCACAGGAGCTGGCGGCGGCGAAGCTGTTTCAGGCGCGTGGTGAGCACAAGCAGCTTTATCCTGCGGTGGATCTCGTTGGACAGTACGCACGCTTCAGCAAGTACAACAATTACGAC encodes:
- a CDS encoding LacI family transcriptional regulator; translated protein: MAKSKDGNKGKRDVAGKRHAVRTLSLKALAEHLNLSPATVSLVINRAKAAAAIPEETQKRIFQAAKDLNYRPNFYARSLRMQRSFTIGILHPDLSDYVALLTSGIEDYLMREGYFYFAAGHRNNPELIEEYPLIMLDRSVEGIIAIDTPITHSLPLPVVIVAGHRNLDGVTNVILDHRRAAELALGHLVRMGHREIAFMKGPKVSSDTEVRWQSICEVAKNLDLEMKPSLCVEMEFSTPFPDMGYPVVQRLLASGERFTALFAFNDVSAIGAIRALRDAGLEVPGSVAVVGFDDIPSAAYNTPSLTTIRQPLRRMGEIAARTLLDRLRNKGTFPNEVAVEPELVIRESTTTRLRPSAPPPSESVQASAISND